The DNA region AGATGCTGCGCTCCATGCTGCTGCAGCGGCGGTTCGAGGAGCGGACCGCGGAGGCGTACGCGATCGGCAAGATCGGCGGCTTCTGCCACCTGTACATCGGCCAGGAGGCGGTGGCCACCGGCGCCATACACGCCCTGCAGCAGGGCGACTACGTGATGACGGCGTACCGCGAGCACGCCCACGCGCTCCAGTGCGGCATGGACCCGGGCTCCATCATGGCCGAGCTGTACGGCAAGGCCACCGGCTGCTCCAAGGGCAAGGGCGGCTCCATGCACATGTTCAGCGCCGAGCGCAACTACCTGGGCGGCCACGGCATCGTGGGCGGCCAGATCCCGCTGGCGCTGGGCGTGGCGTGGAAGATCAAGTACCGTGGCGAGCAGCGGGTGATGCAGGTCTACATGGGCGAGGCCGCCGTGAACCAGGGCGCCTTCCACGAATCGCTGAACATGGCGGCGCTGTGGAAGCTTCCCCTCGTGCTCATCGTCGAGAACAACCGCTTCGGCATGGGCACCGCGTGGGAGCGCGCGTCGTCGCTGTACGACATCGCGCAGAAGGCCAGCGCCTACGCCATGCCCAGCGCGGTGGCCGACGGCATGGACCCGCTGGACATGTACCGCGTGACCAAGGAAGCCGCCGACCGCGCCCGCAGCGGCGAGGGGCCCACGCTCATCGAGGCGCGCACCTACCGTTTCGTGGGCCACTCCATGTCCGACCCCGTCTCGGGCGTGTACCGGACGAAGGAGGACGTGGAGCGCGAGAAGCTGAAGGACCCCATCCGCATCTACGCCGACTTCCTGGCCAAGCAGGGCATCCTGTCGCAGGAGGAGCTGGAGAAGATGGACGCCGAGGTGCGCGAGATCTCCGAGAAGGCCGCGCAGTTCGCCGAAGATTCGCCCGACCCCGAGGTGGGCGAGCTCTACAAGGACGTCTACGCCCAAGAGGACGTGAACGGCCGGCTCTATTTCGACATGAGGAATCGCTGAGATGGCGGTCATAACGTATCGCGAGGCGCTGAACCAGGCGCTCGCCGAAGAGATGGAGCGCGACCCCGACGTCTTCCTGATGGGCGAAGAGGTGGGCGTGTACAACGGCGCCTACAAGGTGTCGAAGGGCCTGCTGGACCGCTTCGGCGAGATGCGCGTGGTGGACACGCCCATCACCGAGCTGGGCTTCACCGGCCTGGGCGTGGGCGCGGCCATGACGGGCCTGCGCCCGGTCATCGAGTTCATGACCTACAACTTCTCGCTCCTGGCGCTGGACCAGGTGGTGCACTCGGCGGCGAAGCTGCTGTCCATGAGTGGCGGGCAGTTCAAGATCCCCATCACCTTCCGCGGCCCCACGGGCGCCGCGCTCCAGCTCGCCGCGCAGCACTCGCAGGCGCTGGAGGCCATGTACGCCCACTTCCCGGGCATGAAGATCGTGGTGCCCGGCACGCCTGCGGACGCGAAGGGCCTGCTCAAG from Longimicrobiaceae bacterium includes:
- the pdhA gene encoding pyruvate dehydrogenase (acetyl-transferring) E1 component subunit alpha; amino-acid sequence: MAKKKADPMPAAQPSGDASAQRDDNREMLRSMLLQRRFEERTAEAYAIGKIGGFCHLYIGQEAVATGAIHALQQGDYVMTAYREHAHALQCGMDPGSIMAELYGKATGCSKGKGGSMHMFSAERNYLGGHGIVGGQIPLALGVAWKIKYRGEQRVMQVYMGEAAVNQGAFHESLNMAALWKLPLVLIVENNRFGMGTAWERASSLYDIAQKASAYAMPSAVADGMDPLDMYRVTKEAADRARSGEGPTLIEARTYRFVGHSMSDPVSGVYRTKEDVEREKLKDPIRIYADFLAKQGILSQEELEKMDAEVREISEKAAQFAEDSPDPEVGELYKDVYAQEDVNGRLYFDMRNR